The following proteins are co-located in the Engraulis encrasicolus isolate BLACKSEA-1 chromosome 2, IST_EnEncr_1.0, whole genome shotgun sequence genome:
- the vasnb gene encoding vasorin b yields MTRHNPLLHHHHLLFLLLFSCHHVTTLPAADCPRDCSCATPETIFCVLRRSSGMPSGVPASTRNLYLFQNGIETLQQEDFEGLEELEMLDMSQNKLTELPDRVFTSLSNLRNLDLSANQITHIGEESFAGLDLLERLYVYSNLIQTIHPNAFDGLEHLLELKLQGNQLASLPALRMPSLLLLDLRFNHLPDLGPGDLQTPSLECLKLAGLGLTRLDAELLGGLSNLHELDVSGNQLSTFPPVLRQAGGLIRLSLAGNPMGPLRLDDFEHLGELQELDISNLSLQGFPDGFQHLFPNLRRLTVAENPFNCLCTLSWFPGWLRTQQVTLGRTQETRCHFPPLNAGKVLERLEHREFGCPTTTTLTPSTVRTTTAQAVLTTTRPSTTQAIPRPAPPNPSQIPSKDTDSDELPPPVPSSPSDDDTNGEQKQLTPCPSNICLNGGTCRVAKQGHLECACPTHTSGVYCEKVDDVASRHDNSPEVEDDKHIAPVTTVVPAYASQDISPGLVTSTSIRLDLRRYIEARPHIRGIRLTYRKLSGSDRRPMHLNIPASYPEYTLRGLRPNSTYTVCAAPLGGQQTGAAASVEDGDKACMEARTLGQQDTTTGALVEEPQLRTVLVPALAILLLLVVLAVSVGVACYLRQRRAKGHLELDCDAGAQLELEGVNGGLENGALPQKQSDPGTGSGSPNTATTTTTTMLGLGNGTLEYEIPLMQEHCAANNNVANHKPSYF; encoded by the exons ATGACGCGACacaaccccctcctccaccaccaccacctcctcttcctcctcctcttctcctgccacCATGTGACCACGCTACCCGCTGCAGACTGCCCAAGGGACTGCTCCTGCGCCACGCCCGAGACCATCTTCTGTGTCCTGCGGCGTTCATCGGGCATGCCCTCCGGAGTGCCTGCGTCCACGCGGAACCTCTACCTGTTCCAGAACGGCATAGAGACGCTGCAGCAGGAGGACTTCGAGGGCCTCGAGGAGCTGGAGATGCTGGACATGAGCCAGAACAAGCTGACCGAGCTGCCCGACCGCGTCTTCACGTCCCTCTCGAACCTCCGCAACCTGGACCTGTCCGCCAACCAGATCACGCACATCGGCGAGGAGAGCTTCGCGGGGCTGGACCTCCTGGAGAGGCTCTACGTGTACAGCAACCTGATCCAGACGATCCACCCCAACGCCTTCGACGGACTCGAGCACCTGCTGGAGCTGAAGCTGCAGGGCAACCAGCTGGCGTCGTTGCCAGCGCTGCGCATGCCCAGCTTGCTGCTGCTCGACCTGCGGTTCAACCACCTGCCCGACCTGGGGCCCGGCGACCTCCAGACGCCCAGCCTCGAGTGCCTGAAGCTGGCCGGGCTGGGGCTCACCAGGCTGGACGCGGAGCTGCTGGGCGGCCTGTCCAACCTCCATGAGCTGGACGTTTCGGGGAACCAGCTGAGCACGTTCCCCCCGGTACTGCGGCAGGCTGGGGGGCTGATCCGTCTGAGCCTGGCGGGGAACCCTATGGGTCCCTTGCGACTGGACGACTTTGAGCACCTCGGGGAGCTGCAGGAGTTGGACATCAGCAACCTGAGTTTGCAAGGATTCCCCGATGGATTCCAGCACCTTTTTCCCAACCTGCGGCGGCTGACTGTGGCGGAGAATCCTTTCAACTGCCTCTGCACGCTGTCCTGGTTTCCAGGATGGCTGAGGACCCAGCAGGTGACGCTCGGGCGGACCCAGGAGACCAGGTGTCACTTCCCGCCTCTGAACGCGGGGAAGGTgctggagaggctggagcacagaGAGTTTGGctgtcccaccaccaccaccctcacgcCCAGCACCGTAAGGACCACCACCGCTCAGGCAGTGCTCACCACCACTCGTCCCAGCACCACGCAGGCCATCCCTCGACCAGCACCTCCTAATCCGAGCCAGATTCCCTCCAAGGACACGGACAGCGACGAGCTCCCGCCTCCTGTGCCCTCTTCTCCCAGCGACGACGACACAAATGGCGAACAAAAACAGTTAACCCCCTGCCCCTCGAACATCTGCCTCAACGGCGGAACCTGCCGGGTCGCCAAGCAGGGTCATTTGGAGTGTGCCTGCCCCACCCACACATCAGGTGTGTACTGCGAGAAGGTCGATGACGTGGCGTCCCGCCACGACAACTCGCCTGAGGTGGAGGATGACAAACACATCGCCCCGGTAACCACCGTCGTCCCCGCCTACGCGTCCCAGGACATCAGCCCGGGCCTGGTCACCAGCACCTCGATCCGACTGGACCTGCGCCGCTACATTGAGGCCCGGCCGCACATCCGCGGCATCCGGCTCACCTACCGCAAACTCTCCGGGTCCGACCGGCGGCCCATGCACCTGAACATCCCTGCCTCCTACCCAGAATACACCTTGCGCGGCCTGCGCCCCAACTCCACCTACACCGTGTGCGCCGCCCCACTGGGGGGGCAGCAGACTGGCGCGGCGGCGTCCGTGGAGGATGGGGACAAGGCATGCATGGAGGCCCGCACACTAGGCCAGCAG GACACTACCACGGGAGCGCTGGTGGAGGAGCCCCAGCTGCGGACCGTCCTCGTTCCGGCCCTCGCCATCTTGctcctgctggtggtgctggcggTGTCCGTGGGGGTGGCGTGCTATCTCCGGCAGAGGCGGGCCAAGGGCCACCTGGAGCTGGACTGTGATGCGGGCGCACAGCTGGAGCTGGAAGGGGTGAACGGCGGCTTGGAAAACGGGGCGCTGCCACAGAAACAGAGCGACCCGGGTACGGGATCGGGGTCGCCTAACACAGCAACCACGACAACGACGACAATGCTGGGACTTGGGAACGGGACGCTCGAGTATGAGATCCCCCTCATGCAGGAACACTGCGCAGCCAACAACAACGTGGCCAATCACAAGCCCTCGTACTTCTGA